agtatatgtACGTAAAAAAAATCTGTCCCTAAATTACtgtgtatttatatatagaataaaatatattttttatttttaaaatttattaaaaattataaaaatatttttaaaattattttattttaattttatcttataaaatttttatttgtatcaaatatatctctactagttaaattttttagagtaatccaacaataatgtatgataattatatttttatttgtttgtattaaaaattattcttgtaaaattattattgaattgatcataaattatttaaaaaattagttgtcaataatatatttgatacaaattaaaaatttttagaataaaattaaaacaaagtaaaacttagaggtatttttaaaatggataaaatatattttttattcttgaaatttgtcaaaaatttcaaaaatacctctaaattttattttatttcaattttattctaaaagttttttatttacatCAAATATACCCCCAAcagctaaatttttaaaaaaattaaaatcaatctaataataatacatgaaaaatatatttaatttgctTGTGTTGAAAGTTGTTCTCATGAAATTGTTATtgaattagttttaaattttttgaaaaattagttgtcAAGAATATATgtgatgcaaaaaaaaaatttgggataaaattaaaacaaaataaactttaggaatatttttaaaatttttgtcaaactttaaagacaaaaaatatactttaactttttaaaatttttaataaactttaaaataaaaaatatactttactttgatttataaatacatgttatttaatttatttttaaagtgtatattttatattaataattaatttaataatttttttgtatatttagcATAATTAttagcaaaataaaaataaaataaaaaaacaaatgcTAGTTCCCCAAAGGTGGCACCAAATTTCTATGCCCTCATTTGAGTCATTTCATTCATTCCTCTTTTGTTCTGTGTAGCAATTGACAAACACAACACACACtgcttgaaaataaaaattgaagttttctctttcatttcccccttctctctctctgttcTATCCTTCACGCATATATTCCTTCAAATTCgtttgctttctttctttttctctcactCAATCATCAACAACGCACACACACTCTGTTCTTCTTATCTTTGCTTTCACACATTCTCTGTACCACTATCTGTTTCTTTGATCTCTCTTCCAAGTTTCCTGggtctcttttttcttttcatctcATCATCAGTCTTACGCACTGTGATTGTATTCTTATGTTGAATTAGTGTTTGGTTGctgagacaaaaaaaaaaattgaaaaaattaaaatcagagTGGTCCAGTGCATCGCTTTCTGATCCTCTGTTTTCCGAGAACATTTACTTCTGAGTTTTGAGTCTTATACAAGTCGACCCAGTTCTGAATTTTTCAGTTCTTAGAACTAAAAACttgaaaagataatatttttgaatttgggtGCTTCTTGctgctgctttttttttttttctcctgtGAGCAAACGGGGTTTGAGAACATGCTTGGAACTGCGCTTCAGTTTGGGGGTGTTGGTGGCGATGATCGGTTTTACATTCCAGTGAAGGCAAGGAAGAACCTGAATCATCGGAAACAAGCTCAGAGAACCAAAGGTGGTGATGGTGGTGAAGTTGAGAGTGGAGATTCAGCTTCAAAAGCCAAACTTGTTGCTTTTGAGAATAGCAAATTCAGTGAAGAATCTTTATACCCTTTGAACATGCCACcaccttcttcctcttcttcctcttcttcttctgttgATCATGGTAGTAATATTGATAGGTTTATTGAGTCAACAACACCTTTAGTACGAGCTCAGTATTTCTCTAAGGTTTGATCTCGCCCGTTCCTTTATGCAATTATGCagattttttattcaattatccTTATAGTGTTGTTTTTTTCactattaattaatcaattaattatggTTTACTTTAATGGACTTGGAGGGTACAACAACCTCAATTTACTGTGTTTGATCTTGTTTTCAATATCTAACTATTGGTGTGTGGAATATGAACTCTCATAGAAACAGATACTAGCTTCAGAATCCACTCATgtttagaaattagaattctGAACGACTTTGTGATTTTGACTTGTTTCTTGGTGCTTTGAGGTGCAGACAACAATGAGAGGCTGGAAGACTTGTGATGTTGAGTATCAATCATACTTCGCCTTGAACGATCTCTGGGAATCGTTTAAGGAGTGGAGCGCATATGGTGCAGGAGTACCCTTGGTGCTTGATCAAAGAGATTCTGTTATACAATATTATGTTCCTTATTTGTCAGCTATTCAGCTGTATGGTCGATCAGCTAAGAAATCAAGTCCCAAGTCAAGGTACTGGAAAAAATTTCATGTTTAGATAGATGCCTAACTTTCTCTGTCTATATGTGTGATTTATGTGTTTTGTAATGTGATTGTATTGATTTTATGAGATATTGTCTATAAATTATAAAGTAATGCTTTTGTAGCTCTAGTTTTCACAAAAATATGCTCAAcatatataaagtaaaagagatGAACATTTATGTTTGAAATTCGGTAATGGTTGATATTGTAAGAGATACCGGAAATGTAATTGTACTGTTTCATGGCTACTGCTATTTGTTTTTTCAACATGTAGTTCCTTAGATTCGGTTGATTGATTTGCAATTCTATTTTCATCCTTTGGATAAAGGATTTCTATCTGCTTAATATCTAAGTTTCTTAATTGTAGTAGGCTTTGTGGATATAAGTCAAACCAGAAGTTCAATGAAATGAATTTTATCTCTGAAGAATGTGCTGCCATGCTTCAGTTTGTAACCAGTTCTAGTTTTCTTTATGTCATTAGGTACAGTGGTGAAGATAGTGATGGTGATTACTACAAAGATTCAAGTAGCGATGGAAGCAGTGATTCTGATTTCGGAAAAAGGACTGAACCTTTCCCGGCACAAAGAAGTAGTCAACATAGGGGAGGCAATGTTTCTATTCAAATGAGTGGCTTATCTGTCAATGATAAACTCAATGCAATGCAAGAGGGATTTTCGAGTGATGACAGCGAAGGTGGAAACACTCAGGACCTCCTCTTCGAGTATTTCGATCAAGATCCACCATATAGTCGCGAACCGTTGGCTGACAAGGTTGTTACCAATCTTAATTTAACTAATCTGTCTCTTATTTTGCAGCTGATTTTAACAATCCATCTTACATTTCTATAACATTTCCGTCATTTCGACAGATACTAGATCTTGCACGCCACTATCCTAGCCTAAAGTCAATGAGAAGTTGTGATATACTGCCAGCAAGTTGGATGGCTGTGGCATGGTGAGAGAAAATTGATCTATGGCTTTAGCAATGAATCATTATGGCAATTAACATTTTTGTTTAACTGCATCTTCTAGGTATCCAATATATCGGATACCAACAGGACCAACATTGAAAGATTTAGACGCCTGCTTTCTTACATACCATTCACTCCATACTCCCTTGACAGGTAATCATGGAACTTTAA
The Arachis duranensis cultivar V14167 chromosome 5, aradu.V14167.gnm2.J7QH, whole genome shotgun sequence genome window above contains:
- the LOC107490701 gene encoding uncharacterized protein LOC107490701 isoform X1, whose product is MLGTALQFGGVGGDDRFYIPVKARKNLNHRKQAQRTKGGDGGEVESGDSASKAKLVAFENSKFSEESLYPLNMPPPSSSSSSSSSVDHGSNIDRFIESTTPLVRAQYFSKTTMRGWKTCDVEYQSYFALNDLWESFKEWSAYGAGVPLVLDQRDSVIQYYVPYLSAIQLYGRSAKKSSPKSRYSGEDSDGDYYKDSSSDGSSDSDFGKRTEPFPAQRSSQHRGGNVSIQMSGLSVNDKLNAMQEGFSSDDSEGGNTQDLLFEYFDQDPPYSREPLADKILDLARHYPSLKSMRSCDILPASWMAVAWYPIYRIPTGPTLKDLDACFLTYHSLHTPLTGNGGTQAPILVYPNEMEDGVPKISLPTFAMASYKLKGSIWMQNRDSESQIANSLLQAAGNWLRLLQVNHPDYQFFVSHGTYRR
- the LOC107490701 gene encoding uncharacterized protein LOC107490701 isoform X2, translating into MLGTALQFGGVGGDDRFYIPVKARKNLNHRKQAQRTKGGDGGEVESGDSASKAKLVAFENSKFSEESLYPLNMPPPSSSSSSSSSVDHGSNIDRFIESTTPLVRAQYFSKTTMRGWKTCDVEYQSYFALNDLWESFKEWSAYGAGVPLVLDQRDSVIQYYVPYLSAIQLYGRSAKKSSPKSSGEDSDGDYYKDSSSDGSSDSDFGKRTEPFPAQRSSQHRGGNVSIQMSGLSVNDKLNAMQEGFSSDDSEGGNTQDLLFEYFDQDPPYSREPLADKILDLARHYPSLKSMRSCDILPASWMAVAWYPIYRIPTGPTLKDLDACFLTYHSLHTPLTGNGGTQAPILVYPNEMEDGVPKISLPTFAMASYKLKGSIWMQNRDSESQIANSLLQAAGNWLRLLQVNHPDYQFFVSHGTYRR